The Borrelia parkeri genome includes a region encoding these proteins:
- the bdr gene encoding Bdr family repetitive protein, protein MGLAQPVITQQMVIAELTRAGINRDIAIDLSYRYYKNELTHKDIEYLETTFNLKLEKVEALLQAEIQRVEATLKSDIRDLDTKIDSVENNLNTKIDTVRSELKSDIKDLDNKIDTVENNLNTKIDNVKSELKSAIKDLDNKIDTVENNLNIKIDTKFNDLDNKIDINKMELKSTLRLHGWMFGTLITLNIGIFLTLMSIVYSLLNK, encoded by the coding sequence ATGGGACTTGCACAACCAGTAATTACTCAACAAATGGTTATAGCAGAACTTACTAGAGCTGGTATAAATAGAGATATTGCTATTGATCTCTCTTACAGATATTATAAAAATGAGCTTACACACAAGGATATTGAGTATTTAGAGACTACTTTTAACCTTAAGCTTGAAAAAGTTGAAGCTCTATTACAAGCTGAGATTCAAAGGGTTGAGGCAACCTTAAAATCTGATATTAGAGACCTTGATACTAAAATTGATTCTGTTGAGAATAATCTTAATACTAAGATTGATACAGTTAGAAGTGAATTAAAATCTGACATTAAGGATCTGGATAATAAGATTGATACTGTTGAGAACAATCTTAATACTAAGATTGATAATGTTAAAAGTGAATTAAAATCTGCCATTAAAGACCTGGATAATAAGATTGATACTGTTGAGAATAATCTTAACATCAAGATTGATACTAAATTCAATGATCTGGATAATAAGATTGATATTAACAAAATGGAACTTAAGAGTACATTAAGACTTCATGGTTGGATGTTTGGTACCCTTATTACCCTTAATATAGGAATTTTTTTAACATTAATGTCCATAGTTTATTCGTTGTTGAATAAGTAA
- a CDS encoding type ISP restriction/modification enzyme — MNLINAHLLKDTSKLDKNIGIHISNTNEKRLVQKIEYVKETKELIYNNHSKFINVPCNVYEFVIGSYQVLKNYLKYRKGRELSIDEIEHLEKVIQIIQYTIDVQKQIDLIIYNLQEFDS, encoded by the coding sequence ATTAATCTAATAAACGCTCACCTACTAAAAGATACCAGTAAATTAGATAAAAATATTGGTATTCATATTTCAAATACCAATGAAAAACGTCTTGTACAAAAAATTGAATACGTAAAAGAAACAAAGGAACTTATTTATAATAATCACAGTAAATTTATAAATGTGCCTTGCAATGTATATGAATTTGTTATAGGCAGTTATCAAGTACTTAAAAACTATCTTAAATATAGAAAAGGAAGAGAATTAAGTATTGATGAAATTGAGCACCTTGAAAAGGTTATTCAAATAATTCAATATACGATTGATGTTCAAAAACAGATTGATTTGATAATTTATAATCTACAAGAATTTGATAGCTAA
- the celB gene encoding PTS cellobiose transporter subunit IIC, with protein sequence MNFQEFIENKLIPIASTTASNKYLSAIKNGFIASMPFLIVGSFVLLLVNLPLVDPNNFLYQQWYVDLMSKYKVNLIQPFYVSMGIMTIFVSFGIGYSLSISYKINGITGGLLSLFTFLILCGQSDQIPYGGDVPKWAILPGTSFPIIDARYLGAQGIFTGIIVAILSVELYRFLMNKRIIIRLPESVPPAVARSFEALIPVILLTIIAQTINIVVQSTTGTLLPEIMMNIFRPMLNISDTLFGSLMIVFIIHIFWFCGIHGGALVSVFLSPVSLTNLEINARALSNNLPLPHILSGGFLDAFVHIGGSGTTLGLTIAMIMSKVPHLRNIGKLALAPAIFNINEPIIFGAPIVLNPILGIPFILVPLINTTIAYCLTNFELIEKVSTLLPWTTPSAISAFISTGLDLKALLLSLLLLTLSILIYLPFLKAYEKVLLKQSKKL encoded by the coding sequence ATGAACTTTCAAGAATTTATTGAGAATAAATTAATACCTATTGCAAGCACAACTGCTTCAAATAAATACTTAAGTGCCATCAAAAATGGATTTATAGCATCAATGCCGTTTTTAATAGTAGGGTCTTTCGTACTCCTTTTAGTTAATTTACCTTTAGTTGATCCTAATAATTTTTTATACCAACAGTGGTATGTTGATTTGATGAGTAAATATAAAGTAAATCTTATTCAACCATTTTATGTAAGTATGGGTATTATGACTATCTTCGTGTCCTTTGGCATTGGATATAGTCTGTCAATCTCCTATAAGATAAATGGTATTACGGGTGGTCTTTTATCTCTCTTTACATTTCTCATTTTATGCGGTCAATCAGATCAGATACCTTATGGAGGAGATGTGCCTAAATGGGCAATTTTACCTGGAACATCGTTTCCCATTATCGATGCTAGATATCTTGGTGCACAAGGAATATTTACAGGTATTATTGTTGCCATTTTATCAGTTGAACTGTATAGGTTTTTAATGAATAAAAGAATAATAATCAGGCTTCCAGAAAGCGTGCCTCCTGCAGTTGCAAGATCATTTGAAGCCTTAATTCCTGTAATTTTACTTACAATCATTGCTCAAACTATAAATATTGTGGTTCAAAGCACAACTGGTACTTTACTGCCAGAGATAATGATGAATATATTCAGACCAATGCTGAATATTAGTGATACTTTATTTGGCTCTTTAATGATTGTCTTCATAATTCACATATTTTGGTTTTGTGGTATTCATGGAGGTGCTCTTGTTTCAGTCTTTTTAAGTCCAGTAAGTTTGACAAATCTTGAAATTAATGCAAGGGCTTTGTCAAATAATCTCCCACTGCCTCATATTTTATCTGGAGGATTTCTTGATGCGTTTGTACATATCGGTGGAAGTGGAACAACACTTGGACTTACTATTGCCATGATAATGAGCAAGGTTCCACACCTAAGAAATATTGGTAAACTTGCACTGGCTCCTGCCATTTTTAATATCAATGAACCTATCATTTTTGGTGCCCCAATAGTTTTAAATCCCATCTTAGGCATTCCTTTTATATTAGTTCCTTTGATCAATACAACTATTGCATACTGCTTAACAAATTTTGAATTAATTGAGAAAGTTAGCACTTTACTGCCTTGGACAACTCCATCAGCAATTTCAGCTTTTATTTCTACAGGCCTTGATTTGAAAGCCCTTTTATTGTCCTTATTATTATTGACACTCTCTATTTTAATTTATTTACCGTTCCTAAAAGCTTATGAAAAAGTACTCTTAAAACAATCAAAAAAGTTATAA
- a CDS encoding DUF871 domain-containing protein, with protein sequence MREIGISIYPTVSSTSKIKEYIEKSASLGFTRVFTSLLYIDGDEFIAFKEVLDVARQYNMRSVVDVTPEIFRKLNIDLRDLRNCYKLDYFKKLGVWGIRLDDSFTGIEEALMTFNDHDLKIELNMTSINNHMNTIMFFRPNKDNLLGCHNFYPHKYTGLSREFFRKKTQAFKLNSVPTAAFVTSTVAEEDVRGINKDGVPTLEEHRNKDIEIQTKDLFREGMDTVLISNCFPSDLELEKVSRVNRYILELRARLNPNITYIEREIILDNLHFNRGDITSYRIRSTKSREYYKDENLIVHSPEEIKRGDLLIDSSKYLGYSGEFQIALKDTPNNGLVNVVGKIHEDELYLLDEIEAWEKFKIVEFK encoded by the coding sequence ATGAGAGAAATAGGAATATCGATATATCCAACTGTAAGTTCAACAAGTAAAATTAAGGAGTATATTGAAAAAAGTGCATCTTTGGGTTTTACAAGAGTTTTTACATCGTTGCTTTATATTGATGGTGATGAATTTATTGCCTTTAAGGAAGTGCTTGATGTAGCAAGACAATATAATATGAGGTCAGTTGTAGATGTTACTCCTGAAATTTTTAGGAAACTTAACATTGACTTAAGAGATCTGAGAAATTGTTATAAACTTGATTATTTCAAAAAACTTGGGGTATGGGGTATTAGACTTGACGATTCATTTACAGGAATTGAAGAAGCCTTAATGACTTTTAATGATCATGACTTAAAAATTGAATTAAATATGACTAGCATCAACAATCATATGAATACAATAATGTTTTTTAGGCCAAATAAGGATAATTTACTTGGATGTCATAACTTTTATCCTCATAAATATACAGGCCTTTCAAGAGAGTTTTTTAGAAAAAAAACGCAAGCATTTAAGCTTAACTCGGTACCAACAGCCGCATTTGTAACTTCAACTGTAGCAGAAGAAGATGTAAGAGGAATTAACAAAGATGGTGTTCCAACATTAGAAGAACATAGAAATAAAGACATTGAGATTCAAACTAAAGATCTCTTTAGAGAAGGTATGGACACTGTATTAATCTCAAATTGCTTTCCAAGTGATTTAGAGCTAGAGAAAGTATCTAGAGTAAATAGGTATATATTAGAATTGAGAGCCAGATTAAATCCTAATATAACTTATATAGAAAGAGAAATAATTTTAGATAATTTACATTTTAACAGAGGAGATATTACTTCTTATAGAATTAGGTCAACCAAGTCCAGAGAATACTATAAGGATGAAAACTTAATAGTACATTCACCTGAGGAGATTAAAAGAGGCGATTTATTAATAGATTCTTCAAAATATTTAGGATATAGTGGAGAATTTCAAATAGCACTCAAAGATACACCTAATAATGGTCTCGTTAATGTGGTGGGTAAAATACATGAAGATGAATTATACCTTCTTGATGAGATAGAAGCTTGGGAAAAATTTAAAATTGTAGAATTTAAATAA
- a CDS encoding PTS lactose/cellobiose transporter subunit IIA, which produces MPVVAYSGEAKSFLREALDAAKTGNYEKSQEMMEMSRASLAKAYDSHKDVIQYSVTNPEFIKIPFILIHAEDHLMSAVSDLSIFEELITVYKAINELKK; this is translated from the coding sequence ATGCCTGTTGTAGCATATTCTGGGGAAGCTAAAAGCTTTTTAAGAGAAGCGCTAGATGCAGCTAAAACTGGGAATTATGAAAAATCACAAGAAATGATGGAGATGAGTAGGGCGTCTCTTGCAAAAGCATATGATTCACATAAAGATGTGATTCAATATTCAGTAACAAATCCAGAGTTTATTAAAATACCATTTATCTTAATTCATGCTGAAGATCATTTGATGTCAGCAGTTTCTGACTTAAGTATTTTTGAGGAATTAATAACTGTTTATAAAGCGATTAACGAACTTAAAAAATAA
- a CDS encoding PTS sugar transporter subunit IIB, translating to MNILLVCGAGMSTSMLMQRMAKYAQDNNIDANIDSVAEAKFIEIIDNFDIALVAPQIRFKKGKLEEITKPKGIPLELINTIDYGTMNGENVLKLAINALSANKV from the coding sequence ATGAATATATTACTTGTATGTGGAGCTGGTATGTCTACTAGTATGTTAATGCAAAGAATGGCAAAATATGCTCAAGATAATAATATAGATGCAAATATTGATTCGGTAGCAGAAGCAAAATTTATTGAAATAATTGATAATTTTGATATTGCTTTGGTAGCACCACAAATAAGATTTAAAAAAGGTAAACTAGAAGAAATCACAAAACCAAAAGGGATTCCCCTTGAATTAATAAATACAATTGATTATGGAACAATGAATGGTGAGAATGTACTAAAGCTTGCTATTAATGCATTGTCTGCAAATAAAGTTTAG